AAGACTTCTTAGTCAATGGTACATCAACTCTCTGTAAAATCCCTCTACTGCAAACATATGACCCTTCTCGTGAAAAGACCAGAGACAATGTCTCCCAAATCAAAGAATGATCACAAGGTTGTAGCCTCTGAAATAGAATCCTTtagtaaaatatatgaatgacTCGCCTTTATATAGTGACAGGCGAATCACGTGTAATGAAGAGTCTAATTAAGCCTTTAGATGTATAAGGAACACTTCATGATAATATAGCAATATTATCTCTTCAATATCTGTTTATCATATGttttaaatcaaaacaatttaatctcAATCTTCAATGATCACGCCAATTGTAATTTCCATGTCAAGGAATATTGCTTGCTTGATCTTGATCGATAACTTCTATGTAGAGATTGATTTATCTTCAACTACTTTGACCTTGTTGATCGCATGTGAAGTAACACCCATGTCTTGCATCTTCTCTATGATTCACGCCAACTTCATCATACAAGTTTGCCTTATGCGTTTCCCtcatgttaaaatatctatgTATAGACTTATGTGGACCTCACATAcatataatttgtaaaatccCAATTTGCCTGTATTTGCCGTCGTTCCAAGGCACCGTTGTAATACTTGAGATAAACTAAATTACGTAGGTATTAAAATACTAATGAAGACTCAATGATGTGTACAATGAGGATGGAAAcgtacaaatattaaattgatgtTGTATAGAAATACCAACATCCATACAatgaaattcctttttttttccccaaaaactGAATATTGAAACTGATTCAATTTCAATCACCCGCCCTAAAAGTTGCATGACAGCTAGAACGGATCCAAAGAACACAAAAAGTCTGCGAATTAAAGGACCAGAAAATTGGAGAATTACTTTATCGTAGcatctttcttttcctttaatggAGTGAATAACGAATCGTGTAATCTGGGAATTATTTAAGAATCTAAATAGAAACAATCTGTCACCACTGATACTTGCTGGATTAAATTAGTGCCATTCCTGAAGTTTGAAGAGCTTTAGAGCCACGAATCTAATcttcatgaattttttttttttggggggatAAGCTGCTTGGAAATTTCAAGAAATCGCTGAGTGCGAAAAAAAAGTGGAAAACATTTAAGACCAATGCGTGGTTAAAATTTAACACACCACCTGAGATCCGTGTCTTCCTTCAGAAGGATGCTTCCCAATCCCTTTAAAATCGCTTTAATTGATTCGGTTCTTAATGTTTTGTTgacttgtatttttttaattgagagGCTTGGCTTTCTCTTAAAGACTCAACtccttgtttttattttactattttcttagttttattttaagtttcttCTCGACATTGTCGAGGACCatttaaagaacaaaaaaaacttaagACGACATGTATGTCGGTTCAATTAATCATGTATGTGTATATCGTTTTATAAAGAGATTCCGGACttgaactaaaattttataaaattgaaactataatttttattaaaaaaatctaaaattttattaatgacataagaaattagtttttttaaaccTTATTTATCATAAGACTCCAATAATAACTTGAACTTAATATCGGGTTACTATTACATGATAATCTACCATgcataaattaaagataaaataaatgaagcaaATGACCCTTAATCCAACAACCAGAACATATAAATCAATGAAAACATTCTCAAAATGtctgaaataaagaaataaagatcATTCGAAGGCTTAAACAGCAAAATTCGACAAAAATCTGGCCACATTTAAACAAAGCCACAAATTCTTTATATTTCGttcaaaacttgaaacaaaatatcATGGAGGGTCTGGTTAACATATTACCCGGCCACATATCCTCGATCAAATGGAAATAGATGCCAACACATCCACACTTTGCTTTGACCGACCTACAAttagttattatatttttaaactccttttctatttttatttttgaaggatatgcatatatatagGGGATCCTGAGCTTTGCTAaagtattaaaaatctattaaggcacgtaatttaataatataatggcACTATACCATTAAATCATATgcttaatagttttttttaattttaacaaagtttAGGATCTTGGACCAAATCAATACGTATTTAGCATTCTGAATTAGAAAACACACACATACAGAGACACGTATATATCCACGGAAAGAGAAGgctttctaaatttaaaaaaatacctaATTAAGGAGACGTAATGAATCTTAACCCTACAGAGAAGGTTAAGTACAAGCCAACGAaaaataaattcgaaaaccAAAGTCATTCATGTGAAGTACAAGAAAGTAAAAAGCAATGCAATCATATATCTAGGGAACCGCCATTAGCACCTTTGttgtgaagaagaaagagaaagagaggaaGACAAGAAAAAGTGCTTCTTATCCCCAACAGCTTTCGACTTTAATCAATCACAAATATCTTTAAACTTTAATCATCCCTTTAACAAATACTTTTCAATTACCCAAATAGATTCGACTTTATTTAATCCATCACAACGTTTTTCaccttgttttcttttttttcctttttccttttctgaaTTCGATAATTACTCTTGTCCCTCAAAATACAAAGCACAGGTGGCGTGTTATTTAATCAAGATTGGCATCTCTTCTCCTATATAAAAATATCGGCTATAGAAATGATCAAATGAGCGCAGCCAGTCAGGAGCTAGCTAGTGAGTGGGTGAGCGAACTGAAAGTTTAGAACAGCCAGCTAggaattaaaagttaaaaataaataaaataaaatggatgacCGTTCTGCTGGGCATCGCGTGGTTCTAATTTCTAAGACTGTTTTCTtactaattttgtttcttctttgtcAACTTGGCTCCGAGTTCAAATTTCAGAGTGCTGCTGAAAATGATACTAAAGTAGGTGATCTACCTGGTCATGAAGGTAATATATGCTAATAATTCTTTATATCTTGagtaaatttcttaattttaaaggGTTTTTGGTTCTCTAGCATGCGGTTTCcattattatatacatataagtacataagaattaattaattcgtTGAATCAGATGTCtgaatttttaatatacatatatagtcGTATATACGAATGATCAGTTtagaacatatatatatgtaatttaacaaaaaaagcaTCTCGTACTTGAGTAGACataagttaaaagattaaaaaaaaactattatagTGTATTTTGTCTTATAATATATCgaaaatatgtgtttttttgtcttttaacttATCTCTTATATTATGAACtctcttattataaaatcaatatagATATATATCATCACTAATTATCAGGTGCGCATAAATTTTCTGTATTGAGAATTgctaaaagttaaaacaaacgaaattataattagataGCAAATTCGATCATGCATGcaacttttataaattaattaagagttGAACGAATGTTTTCGTCTTGTAGCTATATAGCTGGCATAGATCCATTTGCTCATGATCACTTTAACAACATTTGTTGACGGAAATATTATTGGCAGTGGACGGTTTCACCGACATGATGTCGAGTTTGCAGTGGAAGGCACGACCACCTAAATTGAGTTCATATTGCCGTGAGATGCTAAAGCTTAGTTCCAATATTACCATCACTTGCCGCGTCGATAAAGGGACCCCGCACATCTCCGGCATGTACATGTTCCAACTCTAATCTAATTACTTGCCTTGACAGTCATAACAAAAGCAAGGTTAACTTCCCTTATTAACTGCATGTTAATCATTTTGTATACAGAATCATGGAGAGTGTAGCCTTAACTGGAAAAATCCCAGAACATGTGGCTGCTCTGACATACCTGCAGACACTGTATGTACAATTAACGAATAATTACTTCAATGATCAATCATTTTGCATAAGCTTTTATaaccaaatttaataaattgaacaaCTAAAATACTTAGCTTggatataattatttgatataacttaaataaataaataaaattactcttGCCTTAATTAATACATGCAAACATATTTGATAtggttttatatatatactcaaCAGTGATCTATCCGACAACACAGTTCATGGTTCCATTCCTTACCAGATTGGGTATTTATTTCAGCTTGTCACTCTGTAAGTCCTCACTTGCCGCAAGCAATTCAATCATAgctccctttttctttttctttttccttttcttctgaTACACTGGATTTGTGTGATGAGTAgagatttatcaaaaaatcaattaactgGGATCATACCAACAAGCTTGGGGAATTTGAGGAACCTAGAAATACTGTAAGTCTTTTCTTAGTTACTACGATCGTTAAAATTATTCCTTCATATTTTGTCGCTAAGTGAAGTGTCAGATTGAGATTCTCTCCTTCACTATCCTGAATTTTTAAAGCTCTATTGACGTGTCACTTAACCAGTTGGCCAAGCCCTAGGGGGCCAACTGCCAGTAACAGGCGGCATTGAATTTGAAGAGGATCCAAATCGGTGAAGTGTCATGCCGTCCCAAGGAATTTTAGTCgacatttcaaattttttaagattcaaattttaggatgttttatcattactctttaattttgtACATTATGCATGCTtgttcacacacacacagagataTATGAAATCTCAATAGATAGAAGATTTTTGGTTCCCTTCATTTTCTTACTATAAAGTAGCATCATACGTCTATGATTTCCTGCCGTAGCGATCTGGGCCAGAACTTACTCACGGGGAAGATACCACCATCGTTGGGGCGCTTGTCATCTCTTCAAATATTGTAAGAATCTTCACTTGCAAtgcaatttatatttttttttaggcaAATCTAAAGggtacaagaaaaaattttctactaagggcaaaaaaaaaaaaaaagatgacaCTTAAATGAGGGTACGCAATGAATcttatccttaaaaaattaagaaaacaacACATATGaccaatataaaaaaagaagagcaaCATAAGCAATAATTACTAGGAAATAAAATGCATGTAACAATGCAAATACAACCATAAACTCCCTGAATCCATAGCTTAGGAAGACCTTgagcatctttaaaaaataaaaggcaaaATAGCAACAGGAGAAGCCGGCTACTAAACTAACTCAGATTCCACAACTCCCATGTTAGCCAATTTATCTGAAAATATGAGTAAATCGCACTTACATTTCCTCCGTCAAAATCCGACAGTACTTCCAACGAAAAATACAGAAGTAAAACATTgaaatattcaattaattaattacttcaaAATTGCATTTGCATTTATCTTAGTATATACTTCTGGGCGTTTTAGGTATCTATGGAGCAACCAGCTGTCGGGGGAAATTCCTCGTGAACTGGGAGACCTTTCTCAGCTCGTGATTTTGTATGAAATCTCActctacttttaaaattataaagccAGCTGCTTAAATCAATGCTTAACttatttctttgaaaatacaatacaattcttaatttcatatatattttctaatatatagATATCTGCCGGAGAATGGACTCAGTGGTACACTCCCACCAGAACTCGGAAAATTAAGCAATCTTCAACAACTGTAAGTGTGTTACTACATATATGCTTGTACTTAAAAAGTCATTTATCCGTACAAACGCGCGCGCACATACACATATTTGGCTGGTATGCAATTATTATATGTCAATCATTCATCTACATACATACCAATAccacattaaaatttacaacacTTAAATCTTAAACATAACCTAAAAGTGACTTTCATGTGGTTGCAGGTGGTTGACATCCAACAATTTAAGGGGGGATTTGCCAAAAGATTATGAGAATCTAAAGAATCTGACGATTTTGTAGGTGTCCTGTttgttcattttctaattgttattgttttgttatttttaaggattgtaattaatttggtCTAGATTTTTCTCGCTTATTGTTTGAAGTCTGCAAATATCAGTAgtggaaattttatttgtcaatGCAGTGAAGTAGCTGGGAATAATTTATCTGGTCCGATCCCCAGATTCATTGCAAAATGGGTCAACCTCTATTCTCTGTAAGCCtattcattttttccttttatgtgtCAACTGAAACTTGGGTACTCTCTGTGTAAACAATCTGCTTTTGTTGGAGTTTAATAATTTGCTACATAAAAATGTTAGCCAAACTCTGACATATACTCCGTTGGCACACCATGCCAAGTAAAGGTAGGAATATGGGCTGGGTAGAATGGATGTCCCTCCTTAATTAAAGGTAGAAATGTAGTTTGTATCATAATagatttgatttagaatagTCGCAGTATACATTTCGCATCATATAAAAGTAAACCAATTTGCATGATGCGAGAAAACATACAAAAACAATGAATTCTCCCACACGCGCGAgcttattattaataatatttcttttctttgctttAATCTCACAGAAACCTGATGGGAAATAACTTCGAAGGGGAGCTCCCGCcagaaatttttaatatgtcaAGCCTTCAATATTTGTaagaacaattaataataatccaaACTCTGCTCTATATacgtatgtatgtgtgtgtatatatataatccttCTCTAGTGCAGGcgtcctcattttttttttatgcgaACATGATTTTAAGTAGCACGATTTAACAGaggtattttttaatattattaaaccgAGTGTGTccgtaataaaaaataaaaaaatgagggcGCCTGCACACACACAGAGAAAATTTTCAGACACACACGCATATGTATAGAAAATTTTCAGTGACATTATACTACATGGTGtaacatataatattaacgttctcgtattttaataaagtacaaaaaatcTCATTAGATAATGaccacacacacgcacacacaaaaatacatatgtattaatctttttttagtGCGGGCATCCTCATTAAATGAGGAGAGagacacacacacgcacacgaGAGTTAGCTTTCAATGTGGAACTCTCcatacaatattaaaaactatCTTTTTCATGGTTTACAATGTTTTGTCATAGACATTGTAAAGTCCATGACCCCCGGATTggaaattttctattttaatttcgcaattaacttaatttctaatttgatttgatttttttttttggcaattcaaaaaaaaaaaattctaacttGGCTTCGTCGTTTATTCCAGGTTTGTCACTGACCTACAAACGAAGGGCTTTTCTTTCCCAAAGTCAGCTAATTTGAGTAGTGTATTAAGCCTGTAAGCGGTGTATTCTAATTTCATGcgtgtataattattttatacgttaattatatgtttatctgtttttattaattaattaatacgtGATctgcattttaaatttatttattgtacaCTATtccttataattaattaattaattaaatcttttttagaaattaaattaatcataataattcTGCAGGATATTGAGAAATTGCAGCATTACTGGTTCAATCCCACCATACATTGCCGATTGGAGTCAGTTAGGCTACCTGTAAGTTTACTTTcttatctatctatctatatatctatatctatatctatatctatatatctatatatctatataaagttgggactacaagaggtgatgtggcatcaccatttctcatcattccatattctctattatctaataaattgattgaaattaaaaaataattacattacaaaatattaaaatagaaaattattagattataaatgattacatatctttttctctttctatttaaattcaacaatatgtaaccattaataataattaattataagtcttgaaacattcatttattttgttatgccaacaattaaattttagtggcttaaaatacatcaattaattaatataggaaggaaggttcattcatcttccctcaataATGTCATTagagcctaattttaatgtcataatcccatatttaattattcaatcttttgtttattgccttttggcttcttcaaactccataaacattaaatatttaagatttgtggcatcattatttctcatctttttttattctctattatctaatatattggttgagattaaaaaataatcacattacaaaatattaaaaatttatatctatctatctatatctatatctatatctatatctatatctatatatatatataaagttgggactagaggaggtgatgtggcatcactatttctcatcttcttgtattctctattatctaataaattggttgatattaaaaaaataattacattacaaaatattaaaaataaaaaataattattagattataaaagattacatgtctctgcctctttctatttaaattcaataatatgtaaccattaataataattaattataaatcttgaaacatttatttattttattatgccaacaattagactttagtggcttaaatatatcaattaattaatataggaaggaatgttccttcatcttccctcaacaatgccattagggtctaattttaatgctataatctcatatttaattatgcaacattTTGTTTAGTGCCTTTTGACTTCTTCAagctctataaatattaagtagttaagatttgtggcattattatttctcatctttttatattctctattatctaatatattggttgagattaaaaaataattacattacaaaatattaaaaatagaaaataattaatagattacaaaagattacatgtctcttcctctttctatttaaattcaataatatgtaaccattaatgataaattaattataagttttgaaacattcatttattttattaagccaacaactaaactttagtggtttaaaatacatcaactaattaatataggaaggaatgttccttcatcttccctcaccaATGCCATTAgaacctaattttaatgtcataatcccatattttattttgcaaccttttatttagtgtcttttggcttcttcaaactctacaAATATTAAGCATTTgagatttgttatgtttggattttttttattatttaaccaacatcctctttagaaatgttcttgtgtttttattttttgacttatttaaatttttagtattgtgtGCTTCATGAAGTACTCTTTTCTTCATGAGTTAGACAATGATAAAGATAGTTGGATGACAAGGGTTAGGCTTTGTAAGATGTGGGAGTCTGTTAATaccaagaaaaatagagagttgattagtgtgaacataatttttattgatgaaaaggttgtgtacacttaactatagacattaatatatatttttaatgttaacaaaaaaatgattaactttcataaataacattagttttataaggctgcgtcatcttttaaaaaacatatttcatattttttatcagttttatcaagtgcaaagtaataaaaaaagataatattaaattcttttttaaaagcCGCACGAAGTGCGGTTCTATTtcctagtatatatataaagttgggacttgaggaggtaatgtggcatcaccatttctcatctttgtatattctctattatctaataaatagataaattttcttttagatttggtttttcatcttctcataattaatttgattgttattataaaataacaattatgtaaagattttaatgaggcatattctttgtaatgaacatccaagggggagtgttatgaatttattaaaataaatatagatgttcataacatatatctcttagtctccccactatctcTCATTAGCAACCTTcagcttccctataactcccactatctcataaGGAATcatgatttataatttttcattaatttcatgaagtgattatgtaactataaaagaagaactcatctttttgttttgtacacacacaattggaatgaataaaatcactctataatatattctctcattttatgctttatcttgcgttgcttctttatttgtatttctggctaataggttttttttttattttttataaggctgcctcatcttaagaaaaaatcaatccatattttttatcagttttatcaagtgtaaagtaagaaaaaatgataatactaaatttttttttcaaagccgtgtgaagcgcggttctattttctagttagTTTAGTAATATGAGGTCAGAGatcatttaaacttgtatCATTGATCCATCTGCAACATCTATTAACCTTGTCATAATGTCGTAAAGTAAATTACtaaactactatatatatttgatttttgcaTATATTACCTCaatttttaagatatattaaaaaagGGTTATTTTCAAGAATACCTTTAGAAATACACTTCTGTCTTCGGAAATAGTcatttctaaaagaaaattaataaaatattactgattttttttttgccatctaatctaatatttcataagctttatatataaaataaattgcaattatattattttgcagACAACAAAAAAGATTGTCCTCAATTgatattgcttttttttttcaaatattgtctaaaatttattcaatcgCCGACCTTCACTATGCTCATGGGTTGGGGAGAGTTGTTAATCCACTTGTAATCTTTTCCTCTTGCTAATCAATCCCGGAAACAAggacttatatatatatatatatatatatattattttgggtgatctttcatcaaataatttccatatttttttactgaaatttttattattttttaaaagttttatttataagtacTATGATTATGCTTTCAATTCTAGTCCATTTccatgatataatttttctttaaagaatttattgtCGGTATTTCTTCTTTGCTCAAGTTTATACCAAAGTTTAAAGTTTCTGATAAAAAAACTAGAGAAAGAAGGAGCAGTTTGGTTAAAAAGCGGCACCTCTTGCTAGCGCCCGTTAGGAAAACAGTGTCTTGATAAATCCTAGTCTTAGAAaggtttaattgaaatatgTCATAATCTTATAGTAAACTTAGGAAATATTTGGTAAGGAGAGGCTCCAAATCCTTGCTGTcaatgatcattttttttttctctagtgattgattattattaatttgtactGCAGTGACCTGAGCTTCAACAACTTAACTGGTGGAATTCCAAATACTTTGAAGAAACTGTTTTTATCTGAGCTGTACGTGATAACTTTATTGAATCCCATTGATTTAATATCTTTTCTTAATATAAAAGGGAGAATAACATTCAGACTCCtaatatttttcctcaattttACCACTCCGATCcctgatttttttatatcacGCAATTACGTCCCTAACttataactttaataattcaaacttttattgataaagggtaaatgagattttttaccATACAAATCATGTGTTCCTTTGGACATATATATCTTATCTGAATTTTGTCTTCTCACACTTTTCCTTTTGACTGACAGTAATAgtgtaataaaaaagaatccaaataatttgttttttctgtTACTATTTTTACTTTCCAGGTATCTTACAGGAAATATGCTCAATGGAACATTGCCAGACTGGATTTACagcaatgttaaaacaaaggGGTATGCTTTCTAACTATACATAAATGTGATAAAATGTTTTCAAACTTGTTCCTTTCCCCATCAAATTAAACGCATTTTAAATCAAAGACGCGGGTTAggcaaatgaaaatttatgtaaaaaatttcaatttagaaTAGTGTGATGTGTAAATGTTTTGAAGCTTCTCATTCAAATGCTAGCTGCatgtgtttaattaaatatatgatCGTCCCAAGTCATGAACAAACTATAGCCTGCCAGCATTTTGCATGCGTCTAGTTAAATATACGAATGTCCAAAGTCATGCACAAACTCTAGCCTGTCATTGTGTTTAGGAATTCCTATGCCATTTTGCAtgcaaatacaaattaataattaacgcCAACACTGCTTGTCTGAATTTTCATCTTGCAGGGATCTTGCAtacaatgaatttatatttccAGAACCAGAGACACACAAGTAAGAAAATAgcgttaattaattaagcgaACTTggttcctttctttgttaatttgtttcttttatccacatgcataattttatatatataaatgaatttcataataagtttaaatttttatcttgtaggAATCTTCCCAACAACAATTCTCGGATAAATCTGTAAGAAAATTATACTACACCGTATTATAAAATATCCTCCTACGTTTTTACTCATTTTCGGgcttcaaatttcaattccaaCAGTTTCTGTCTATCTCGTTTTCTGATATTGATTTTAACTTTCAATGCGCATGTGATATCTGCACGCACACTATTAACAATATTGCTGCTGTAACCAGTGAACCTAAGAATCGGTATGTTCATATTcatttatctaataattataatataggTAATTTATCGATCGATCAGCAAGCAATTATTATGTGAATGAATGCccttacaaaattaattgatcttactattgtaattatttttataggaCATTTCCGGAAGAGATTATGAGGAAGTATTGCCCCGCTGGCCAGAAGAAATCTCAGTGTATGTATACATATCCATATGTATAGAAATGTTCCTATTAAGGATTTGTTAAATTCCggaaaaattatagtttaataGTATAATGGTCGGAAAagctattaaattatatggtTTAAAGTTCaggattattttaataaagtgcaGGCGTCTAAAttagttatatattttatttattattaactcatgCACACATTGAAACTTAAAACTCAAGACTTGAGCTCCAGGAAGGCTGTCCTTTGCCACCAGAGCTACACCTTGGTTTCACATACatgtttaaattaatcaatgtCTATATATGTTGCAGACATTTATAATTTGCATATAAATGCTGGTGGCGATGAACATAACATCGAAGGAATTCGGTATGAGGCAGATAAATCGAcatcaaatttttatgttaacaaACCGGCATACAACTGGGCATATAGCTGTAACGGATATTTCTATTCGGATTCAATGGCTGATTCACGTGAATTTATACAGAAGGTAACATGTGGAGCTGCAGTGATTGATGCACCTTTATATGACGAAGCTCGCCTTTGCCCCAATTCTCTCAAATACTATGGTTTTTGCTTGCAAAACGGCAATTACAATGTCAGTCTTTACTTCTCTGAGATTGTTTTTGCAAAAAACGATGATTACAGCAGTTCAGCAAAACGTgtatttgatatatatatacaggTAGGTACGCTAGCCACAAAAcgtttgtaataattttaattagcaaTTTATCCCTCCCTCGCctcctttaattaattttaatttccatgCATGCAGGGGGAGCTAAGGCGAAAGGatttcaacataaaagaaatGGCCAGGCATTCAAATAATGTAACGATTCAAAATTTCACGGCTTCTGTACAAAAGCAT
This window of the Citrus sinensis cultivar Valencia sweet orange chromosome 8, DVS_A1.0, whole genome shotgun sequence genome carries:
- the LOC102608871 gene encoding probable LRR receptor-like serine/threonine-protein kinase At1g53430 isoform X3, yielding MESVALTGKIPEHVAALTYLQTLDLSDNTVHGSIPYQIGYLFQLVTLDLSKNQLTGIIPTSLGNLRNLEILDLGQNLLTGKIPPSLGRLSSLQILYLWSNQLSGEIPRELGDLSQLVILYLPENGLSGTLPPELGKLSNLQQLWLTSNNLRGDLPKDYENLKNLTIFEVAGNNLSGPIPRFIAKWVNLYSLNLMGNNFEGELPPEIFNMSSLQYLFVTDLQTKGFSFPKSANLSSVLSLILRNCSITGSIPPYIADWSQLGYLDLSFNNLTGGIPNTLKKLFLSELYLTGNMLNGTLPDWIYSNVKTKGDLAYNEFIFPEPETHKNLPNNNSRINLEPKNRTFPEEIMRKYCPAGQKKSQYIYNLHINAGGDEHNIEGIRYEADKSTSNFYVNKPAYNWAYSCNGYFYSDSMADSREFIQKVTCGAAVIDAPLYDEARLCPNSLKYYGFCLQNGNYNVSLYFSEIVFAKNDDYSSSAKRVFDIYIQGELRRKDFNIKEMARHSNNVTIQNFTASVQKHLLEIELFWAGKGSILNPPYFHGPLISAISVAPNFQVNRPGGLSKIGILGIVLGAVLALILFLALMWRLGWIGDRELRVTTVNLRGKSYTLKQVKVATRNFSPRNVIGTGRFGIVYKAELPDQTVAVKMLSSQSKQVIDQIGTEVYALTTLKHENIVEFLDGYSKKDLNLLIYEYMEKGSLERALFDANSSTRLDWPARVSICHGIAKGLKYLHEDNPSRKIVHRNIKPSNILLDGNLNAKVSDLGLAKLYDEENPYKFIQEKGTVVYMAPEYAMRKAITEKVDVFSFGIVLLEIISGQTNAKYEANQETEFLLDTAIVLHSKGRLSELVDKQMPNEHVVMKQAKIILELAMRCVDQSPTLRPTMSEVVSELERISN
- the LOC102608871 gene encoding probable LRR receptor-like serine/threonine-protein kinase At1g53430 isoform X4; translated protein: MISCRSDLGQNLLTGKIPPSLGRLSSLQILYLWSNQLSGEIPRELGDLSQLVILYLPENGLSGTLPPELGKLSNLQQLWLTSNNLRGDLPKDYENLKNLTIFEVAGNNLSGPIPRFIAKWVNLYSLNLMGNNFEGELPPEIFNMSSLQYLFVTDLQTKGFSFPKSANLSSVLSLILRNCSITGSIPPYIADWSQLGYLDLSFNNLTGGIPNTLKKLFLSELYLTGNMLNGTLPDWIYSNVKTKGDLAYNEFIFPEPETHKNLPNNNSRINLEPKNRTFPEEIMRKYCPAGQKKSQYIYNLHINAGGDEHNIEGIRYEADKSTSNFYVNKPAYNWAYSCNGYFYSDSMADSREFIQKVTCGAAVIDAPLYDEARLCPNSLKYYGFCLQNGNYNVSLYFSEIVFAKNDDYSSSAKRVFDIYIQGELRRKDFNIKEMARHSNNVTIQNFTASVQKHLLEIELFWAGKGSILNPPYFHGPLISAISVAPNFQVNRPGGLSKIGILGIVLGAVLALILFLALMWRLGWIGDRELRVTTVNLRGKSYTLKQVKVATRNFSPRNVIGTGRFGIVYKAELPDQTVAVKMLSSQSKQVIDQIGTEVYALTTLKHENIVEFLDGYSKKDLNLLIYEYMEKGSLERALFDANSSTRLDWPARVSICHGIAKGLKYLHEDNPSRKIVHRNIKPSNILLDGNLNAKVSDLGLAKLYDEENPYKFIQEKGTVVYMAPEYAMRKAITEKVDVFSFGIVLLEIISGQTNAKYEANQETEFLLDTAIVLHSKGRLSELVDKQMPNEHVVMKQAKIILELAMRCVDQSPTLRPTMSEVVSELERISN